AACCAACCTAAACGTCATAGTGATAGTATCATTTCTGATGTACGAGCAGCACTTTTAGCATGCATTTTACAGAATGACAGGATTAACAACTTGCACCAAACATTATAACAAGACTAGTTattcttgaaaaaaaaacaattacaGAAGCACTGACCCTAAAGCAgcaaaaggagaaaaaaagacTAACAGTTGGCTCAGAATCACATCACGGAAACTGATGAATATTATCTGAACCTTCTCCCTAAGCAGCTCGTACAGACATAACTGCGGCTATCTGAACCTCTCCCTAAGCATCACCATGCCAACATACCTGCAACACAACACCAAATTATTGAACTCTCCAGCAGACTATACATTAGGACAAGTTATCAAGTCAGACTAACAGAACACCTACCGTCCAAGCATGAGAAGAGTAGCCTGGGGGTTGGTCCCTGGGGACACACTGAAAACAGAACCATCAACAACTCTGAGGCCATCAATGCCAAGCACTCTCAAATTCTGATCAACCACCTTCCCCACAACACAGCCACCATGATAGTGCCAAATGGTACTGACTGTTCGATGGCAAAACTCCCTCATAAGCTCATCATTCGACTCATCAACAGGCAAAGCAGGACCAACATATCTAAAATCCCTACCACCAAACCACTGATCAAACTTGAAAATATCCATTGTTCTGGTTCTCAAAACATTCGCAATTTTCCTGCTTCCATTGACACACCTCTCTACATCTCCGGGGCTACTGAAGTAATTGAATCGAACAATGGGGTTAGCCCTAACATCTGTCGATGCCAACCTAAGTGAACCCGAAGAAACTGGTCCAACAATCTTCTCCATGAGTGTGGCAACAGTGAGATACACCGGAGAAGAAGAACTCCTGCTGAAAACAGAGTTGGCAGGGGAAGCAAATGGAATGACATTAGAGGCAGCCTCCAAATAAGCCCCTGCATCAGTAATCCCCACAACCTGAATCAAAGAATGCTCCAGCGGCATCGGTGGCACAATTGAAATACCATTTCTTGGATTATCAAACAAAAACTGCCCCACATAAGGTAAATGGTGAGCAACAGGAATACCCCATGTGGAGAGATAAGGCCTAGGACCAACACCACTCAAGAGAAGCAACTGTGGGCTACCAAGAGCACCTGCTGACAGTAAAACCTcaccctttcccctcaccatgcTATGGTGATATCGCCCAGCTTGATCACGAAAAATCACGCCAATCGCAGTCATCTTAGAGGGAGAATAAGGTGCTGACTGAGCTAGAAGAACCCTCTCTACACTAGCATACACAGCCACCTGAATATTGGAAGGATTTGCATAGTTAAGAAGATCAGCAGCACTATGCCTACGTCCAGAACTATCAAAAGTGGAGCCACCAATCTTAGTACCAAGAACATGATCTAAGCTAAACCCATTAAAGGGATCAATACCAGCTTCCACTAACCCATCCCTCACAGCTGATTGCCAATTCTTGAGTTCAGGCCTAAACACAATAGACCTCTCAACCCATTCATAAGATTGATTAACAACATGTAAATCCCATTTAATCCCTGACCTAACATAAAAATCTTGATCAGCTCTACTGTAAAAACCAGCATTAATTGCACTACTACCTCCAAGAATACGACCTCTGGCATTTGGAACTCCGTCTTCAGAGGTGAAGGTTTGAGCAGGGGACTCAAATTCATCAACGTCAGTGAGTACTGTGAGAAATCCTTCTTGGCTCATCAAATTAGGCTTTCCATATGGAACACCGCCTCTTTCAAGAAGTAAAACTTTGTACTTCTCTGACAGTGTAGCCGCCAGTGGACAGCCGGCGGTGCCACCTCCCACCACGATGTAGTCATAGTAGTTTTCCGATGGGAATCCCGTTGCATTAAACACAAACCGCATGTAATTTGGACCTATAAACGAAAAAAATAACAAATTTTCCCAAGAAATCGTCAAAATTTTAAGTGAGAATCTGTAAACAAATAGAAATATTGAAAAGGATCAAGACATACTCTCGTTAGAAGAATCAGAATGTGTTGTGGGCAGCGAAATTAACGTCATGACGGTGAAAAAGATGAAGTATGACCTGTAAAGAGTACAAGATTTTGCCATTCTTACTAATCAGAAAATGACAGTTGTTTTGGGTCGCCGGAAGGATAGAAGATAGGTTGTTGAAGAGACGAACGAGGGCGGTGGGGGTGGTTTCTGAAATTGGCTGAGAGAGAGGGGTGGAGGAATGGTGGTTAGTAGAGAGAAGAGCAGTGTCTTTTTGGTGGGAAATATAGTTGAATTACATGTGTCAACAGGGGAAGAGCGTTGGCAGTTATACTATTCTTTTGCGCCAATACCCACCTTCTGTGCGCAGTTAGAGTGTAGAGTATGCAATAAAAATGGGGTTGGGATCCGCATTTTTATATACTCCTACTTATTATTACTCCACTATTATTCTGACTACATTCATGTTTAGCatctctttttattattttttgcttttaatataatcttATAATAGTGACACGTGAactactttgtattttgatttttctATCGGACATTTCTTACCTCCCATCAATATATATTGAGTAATTTGACGTAGAATACCCAAGTTTTTGTTGACTCTGACCTTCCATACGTCCTAAAATGTCATTCATTTTTTACATTCCACACTATCCTTTTATCTCCACCAGTCTTCCTGATCTTTGCATTAAAATTTTGTGTGAATTAAAGTTCACTATTAAGACTCGTCTGCCTTGGGGTGTCAAATGGGCTAAATCAATAATTGGACGGGTCAAATGCGTACACAAAAATTATTTGGGTTGAGGATTAGTTGAGTCAAGATGACTTAAAATTTAGGTCATAACTCAAT
This sequence is a window from Nicotiana sylvestris chromosome 3, ASM39365v2, whole genome shotgun sequence. Protein-coding genes within it:
- the LOC104246964 gene encoding (R)-mandelonitrile lyase-like; amino-acid sequence: MAKSCTLYRSYFIFFTVMTLISLPTTHSDSSNESPNYMRFVFNATGFPSENYYDYIVVGGGTAGCPLAATLSEKYKVLLLERGGVPYGKPNLMSQEGFLTVLTDVDEFESPAQTFTSEDGVPNARGRILGGSSAINAGFYSRADQDFYVRSGIKWDLHVVNQSYEWVERSIVFRPELKNWQSAVRDGLVEAGIDPFNGFSLDHVLGTKIGGSTFDSSGRRHSAADLLNYANPSNIQVAVYASVERVLLAQSAPYSPSKMTAIGVIFRDQAGRYHHSMVRGKGEVLLSAGALGSPQLLLLSGVGPRPYLSTWGIPVAHHLPYVGQFLFDNPRNGISIVPPMPLEHSLIQVVGITDAGAYLEAASNVIPFASPANSVFSRSSSSPVYLTVATLMEKIVGPVSSGSLRLASTDVRANPIVRFNYFSSPGDVERCVNGSRKIANVLRTRTMDIFKFDQWFGGRDFRYVGPALPVDESNDELMREFCHRTVSTIWHYHGGCVVGKVVDQNLRVLGIDGLRVVDGSVFSVSPGTNPQATLLMLGRYVGMVMLRERFR